From the Manihot esculenta cultivar AM560-2 chromosome 3, M.esculenta_v8, whole genome shotgun sequence genome, one window contains:
- the LOC110603772 gene encoding glucan endo-1,3-beta-glucosidase 4 isoform X1: protein MVLKKWFGSLLLLLFCMFSNAIGAYVGINIGTGVSNMPSALDVVAILKANQITHVRLYDADAHMLKALANSGIEVMVGIKNEEVLGIGESPAAAAAWVNKNVASYVPSTNITAIAVGNEVLTTIPNAAAVLVPAINYIHKALVASNLNFLVKVSTPQSMDVIPRPFPPSTATFNSTWNSTIYQLLQFLKNTNSCYMLNAYPYHGYTTGNGIFPIDYALFRPLPSVKQIVDPNTLSHYNSMFDAMVDATYYAIDAFNISGIPIIVTETGWPWLGGANEPDATVENAEAFNNNLIRRVLNDSGPPSRPNIPTNTYIYELFNEDKKPGPVSKKNWGLFFTNGTAVYALSLSNSNRLTGNSSVTYCVAKQSADSAKLQEGLNWACGQGGANCSAIQQGQPCYLPDTYQNHASYAYNDYYQKLHSTGGTCDFDGTATTTTVDPSYGSCIFTGSSSSNTSGAIFPPVALGPTTTLGESSSWNFQASIFQSLLTAALLALILL, encoded by the exons ATGGTGCTCAAGAAATGGTTTGGAAGTCTTCTTTTACTCCTTTTTTGCATGTTCAGCAATGCAATAG GCGCATATGTAGGAATAAACATTGGAACTGGTGTTTCCAACATGCCATCAGCTTTAGATGTGGTTGCAATCCTTAAAGCTAATCAAATTACTCATGTGCGCCTCTATGATGCTGATGCTCACATGTTGAAAGCCCTTGCTAATAGTGGGATTGAAGTAATGGTTGGTATAAAAAATGAGGAAGTCCTAGGGATTGGGGAATCTCCCGCTGCAGCTGCGGCATGGGTTAACAAAAATGTGGCTTCTTATGTACCTTCTACCAATATTACAGCAATTGCAGTTGGCAATGAAGTTCTTACCACAATCCCTAATGCTGCTGCTGTTCTAGTTCCTGCAATAAATTACATTCATAAAGCTCTAGTtgcttcaaatttaaattttctggTCAAAGTTTCAACTCCCCAGTCCATGGATGTTATCCCTAGGCCTTTCCCACCATCAACTGCCACTTTTAATTCTACTTGGAATTCTACAATTTACCAGCTCCTTCAGTTTTTGAAGAACACCAATTCATGTTACATGTTAAATGCCTATCCTTATCATGGTTACACGACGGGGAATGGAATTTTCCCAATTGATTATGCTCTTTTCCGACCACTTCCCTCTGTCAAGCAGATTGTTGACCCCAACACTCTTTCTCACTATAACAGCATGTTTGATGCTATGGTGGATGCTACCTATTATGCCATAGATGCTTTCAATATTTCTGGGATTCCCATTATTGTTACAGAGACTGGCTGGCCTTGGCTTGGCGGAGCCAATGAACCTGATGCCACTGTTGAAAATGCTGAGGCCTTCAATAATAATTTGATCCGGCGTGTTCTAAATGATTCAGGCCCACCTAGTCGGCCAAACATACCCACTAATACATACATCTATGAGTTGTTCAATGAAGACAAGAAGCCTGGGCCTGTATCAAAGAAAAACTGGGGCTTATTTTTCACCAATGGCACTGCAGTTTATGCTCTTAGTTTGAGTAATTCCAATCGACTTACTGGAAATTCTTCTGTCACCTACTGTGTTGCTAAACAAAGTGCAGATTCTGCAAAGTTGCAAGAAGGGTTGAACTGGGCTTGTGGGCAAGGTGGGGCTAACTGCTCTGCTATCCAACAAGGGCAGCCTTGTTATCTTCCTGATACTTACCAAAACCATGCATCTTATGCTTATAATGATTATTATCAAAAACTGCATAGTACTGGGGGAACGTGCGACTTTGATGGTACTGCCACCACAACTACAGTGGACCCCA GTTATGGATCCTGCATCTTTACAGGAAG TTCAAGTTCGAACACGAGTGGGGCTATTTTTCCACCAGTGGCTCTAGGACCCACAACTACTCTGGGAGAGAGTTCAAGTTGGAACTTCCAAGCTTCTATATTTCAGTCTTTATTAACTGCAGCACTTCTGGCTCTCATCTTGCTATGA
- the LOC110603772 gene encoding glucan endo-1,3-beta-glucosidase 4 isoform X2: MVLKKWFGSLLLLLFCMFSNAIGAYVGINIGTGVSNMPSALDVVAILKANQITHVRLYDADAHMLKALANSGIEVMVGIKNEEVLGIGESPAAAAAWVNKNVASYVPSTNITAIAVGNEVLTTIPNAAAVLVPAINYIHKALVASNLNFLVKVSTPQSMDVIPRPFPPSTATFNSTWNSTIYQLLQFLKNTNSCYMLNAYPYHGYTTGNGIFPIDYALFRPLPSVKQIVDPNTLSHYNSMFDAMVDATYYAIDAFNISGIPIIVTETGWPWLGGANEPDATVENAEAFNNNLIRRVLNDSGPPSRPNIPTNTYIYELFNEDKKPGPVSKKNWGLFFTNGTAVYALSLSNSNRLTGNSSVTYCVAKQSADSAKLQEGLNWACGQGGANCSAIQQGQPCYLPDTYQNHASYAYNDYYQKLHSTGGTCDFDGTATTTTVDPIQVRTRVGLFFHQWL, encoded by the exons ATGGTGCTCAAGAAATGGTTTGGAAGTCTTCTTTTACTCCTTTTTTGCATGTTCAGCAATGCAATAG GCGCATATGTAGGAATAAACATTGGAACTGGTGTTTCCAACATGCCATCAGCTTTAGATGTGGTTGCAATCCTTAAAGCTAATCAAATTACTCATGTGCGCCTCTATGATGCTGATGCTCACATGTTGAAAGCCCTTGCTAATAGTGGGATTGAAGTAATGGTTGGTATAAAAAATGAGGAAGTCCTAGGGATTGGGGAATCTCCCGCTGCAGCTGCGGCATGGGTTAACAAAAATGTGGCTTCTTATGTACCTTCTACCAATATTACAGCAATTGCAGTTGGCAATGAAGTTCTTACCACAATCCCTAATGCTGCTGCTGTTCTAGTTCCTGCAATAAATTACATTCATAAAGCTCTAGTtgcttcaaatttaaattttctggTCAAAGTTTCAACTCCCCAGTCCATGGATGTTATCCCTAGGCCTTTCCCACCATCAACTGCCACTTTTAATTCTACTTGGAATTCTACAATTTACCAGCTCCTTCAGTTTTTGAAGAACACCAATTCATGTTACATGTTAAATGCCTATCCTTATCATGGTTACACGACGGGGAATGGAATTTTCCCAATTGATTATGCTCTTTTCCGACCACTTCCCTCTGTCAAGCAGATTGTTGACCCCAACACTCTTTCTCACTATAACAGCATGTTTGATGCTATGGTGGATGCTACCTATTATGCCATAGATGCTTTCAATATTTCTGGGATTCCCATTATTGTTACAGAGACTGGCTGGCCTTGGCTTGGCGGAGCCAATGAACCTGATGCCACTGTTGAAAATGCTGAGGCCTTCAATAATAATTTGATCCGGCGTGTTCTAAATGATTCAGGCCCACCTAGTCGGCCAAACATACCCACTAATACATACATCTATGAGTTGTTCAATGAAGACAAGAAGCCTGGGCCTGTATCAAAGAAAAACTGGGGCTTATTTTTCACCAATGGCACTGCAGTTTATGCTCTTAGTTTGAGTAATTCCAATCGACTTACTGGAAATTCTTCTGTCACCTACTGTGTTGCTAAACAAAGTGCAGATTCTGCAAAGTTGCAAGAAGGGTTGAACTGGGCTTGTGGGCAAGGTGGGGCTAACTGCTCTGCTATCCAACAAGGGCAGCCTTGTTATCTTCCTGATACTTACCAAAACCATGCATCTTATGCTTATAATGATTATTATCAAAAACTGCATAGTACTGGGGGAACGTGCGACTTTGATGGTACTGCCACCACAACTACAGTGGACCCCA TTCAAGTTCGAACACGAGTGGGGCTATTTTTCCACCAGTGGCTCTAG